The Aeromicrobium yanjiei genome includes a region encoding these proteins:
- a CDS encoding winged helix-turn-helix transcriptional regulator, with translation MSTYEKTCLIRGDGGRAIRGILGRVADKWTLLVVATLEDGRMRFTELHQRIPGISQRMLTRTLRNLERDGLVSRDVFAEVPPRVEYELTDAGRTLIDPAVRLAEWAVAHNPQIEASQQAYDAQRGTPPL, from the coding sequence ATGTCGACGTACGAAAAGACCTGCCTCATCCGAGGTGATGGCGGCCGAGCCATCCGCGGGATACTCGGCCGGGTCGCCGACAAGTGGACCCTCCTGGTCGTTGCGACCCTCGAGGACGGCCGGATGCGGTTCACCGAGCTGCACCAGCGCATCCCCGGCATCTCTCAGCGGATGCTGACGCGCACGCTGCGCAACCTTGAACGGGACGGCCTGGTGAGCCGGGACGTCTTCGCCGAAGTGCCTCCGCGGGTGGAGTACGAGCTCACCGATGCCGGACGCACGTTGATCGACCCCGCGGTCCGCCTCGCGGAGTGGGCGGTCGCTCACAATCCCCAGATCGAGGCCAGCCAGCAGGCGTACGACGCCCAGCGAGGCACTCCCCCGCTCTGA
- a CDS encoding DoxX family protein has product MEIAYWIVAGLLALMYLYSGGIKLVQSQEKLAPMMAWAGTAVPMSGVRAIGLLEVLGAVGLILPPLVDVVPVLALVAAIGLLVLQLLAGLFHLSRHETKDIWLNVTLVVAAAVTVWLATAVWS; this is encoded by the coding sequence ATGGAGATCGCCTACTGGATCGTCGCGGGTCTGCTCGCCCTGATGTACCTCTACTCGGGCGGCATCAAGCTGGTCCAGAGCCAGGAGAAGCTGGCGCCGATGATGGCCTGGGCGGGTACGGCGGTGCCGATGTCCGGCGTCCGTGCCATCGGGCTGCTCGAGGTCCTCGGCGCGGTCGGGCTGATCCTCCCCCCGCTGGTCGACGTCGTTCCGGTCCTCGCGCTGGTGGCGGCGATCGGATTGCTCGTCCTTCAACTGCTCGCAGGACTCTTCCACCTCTCGCGGCACGAGACCAAGGACATCTGGCTCAACGTGACCCTCGTCGTCGCAGCGGCGGTGACCGTCTGGCTGGCCACCGCGGTCTGGAGCTGA